Part of the Bacteriovorax stolpii genome, TGTCTCTATTCCACGTCCTTGAAGAGTGTAACCACCCACTAAATTTAATGTCGGCTTGTTTCGCTCCAGGATAAGATCGCTTGAAGCTTTCGCTAGTGCTGCCTGAGCACGACTTGCTTTCACATCCAGTCTATCGCCTGGTCTTTGATCAGGGATCTTTAATGTTTCAAGATAATTATAATTAAGTGAATCAAGACCTGGCACCGGCGCGTCCGCATTCGTGTTTAGGTACTTATTAAAAGTTCTTGAAAGACGAAGTCTCTCGTTCACCGCTTGCTGCAGTTGAAGTTTATAAGCTTCAACTAAGGCATTTGCTTGTAGAACGTCAGCACTTTCTCCCAAGTTTTTTTGCTTTTGTTTTTGTACATAACTAAGAATACTATTTCCTGCCGAGAGTGCCTGCTCTTGAATCTTTACTCTCTCTTGAGCTGCGGCCAGTTGCCAGTAAGCAACTTCCGCTTCAATTAATAAATTCTGTGAAAGCGCAAGATTTGCGTATTCATCAGCTTTGTTTTGTTGTCTGGTTAATTCTTCCTGGGCCTTAATCCCGCTTCCAAAACCATTGGCCCATAAAGGCATAGTTAATTCAACACTTGGAGAAGCGTCCCAATACTTATCTGGATTAAAAGTTGATCCTTCATAAGCATTTTTTGTTACAGCATAAGAGAATTTAGTCTCAAGACCAAAACTAAACTGCTGTGAAATTCCTGCGCGGTACACGTCGTTGTCGTATCTGTCATACATCGACATCGGAGGTGTTCCTAAAGAAGTGTCGAAACTTTTTCTCGCTTCCAAGAAGAAGTTTGGTGAAGTTAAAAGATCAGCTTCTCGAGACACAAGTCTCGATCCCAAGGCCTTTTCCTCGGATTGTTTGTAACGTAAGCTTTGACCTTCGACTTGGGCAAGGTATTCAGAGAGACTGAGCGCGAAAGCACTAGAACTCATCGCAACCGTCCCAACAATGGCGATTGTTTTAAGCATGTGTGTGTCCTTTTTGTGATGTAATCAAACGATTACTTTGTTTACTGCCCAAGTATGCTTGAAAACCTTGATGTAATCAAGTGATTACTTTTTGGTAACAACCATAATTTTTATCTATCCTTTAAAAAAATAAGGTGTTAGGCTCAATTTATATGGCATCAAAATCGACAAAACCTAAAAACAAAGATCGTTTAGCGACAGAAGAGCGCCTGCTTTCTGCGGCTGAACAGATCATTGCCAAGCACGGTTTTAAGGGGGCCACAACCCGCATGATTGCCAAAAAAGCAGATGTGAATGTGGCGCTGATCACTCGCTATTTCGGTGGGAAATATGAGCTGTTAGTGAGAATGGTCGAGAGAAAAGCGACAGAAAAACGCTACACTCACCTGGCCTATCCAGTACAAGAATCCATCACTGATGAGTGTTTGCTTTTTGTCCGCCACCGTATCAATCACTTCACAGAAGATTTGGTTATTTTCCGAGTGATCCTTCTACAGTTTTTAACAGACTCAAAATTTTTAAAACGCTTTCAGGAAAACCTGGAGATCTTCGAACGCCATCCTGAATTTGAAGAAAGAGTCCTAACTTTGATCAACAATAAAAAGATGATCAATACTATCCAGCCTCAGCAAATCCTGGACACACTTGAGGATTACATCTTTGGTGTCGTTGTCGGACGCATCCTGATTCACATGGGTGATGATACAATGTGGGAAGACATCGAACATTTCGTGCGCAGCTACTGCTCTTCTTTTGAACTTAAAAAGTAAACTTAAAGACAACATCAATTTTTCATTGGACGTTCACTAAACAATAGATTTTGACCTCTCATCAGGTCATAATGATTCGCAATGAAAAAGCTTTTAATCTTAAGCTCTCTATTTATCTCCCTTAGCGTATACGCTGAAATCGATTTAAAAAAAGCGTCATTGCCTAATGAACGAGTCATCAAGGTCACTGGCCATCCTGATTATCCACCAGTCATCTGGGCCAAGCGTGGTGAGAAAAAACTCAAAGGCATTTCTGTTGAATTGATCGAAAAAATTTTCAAAGAGATCAATGTAAAAGTTGAATTCATCAATGTTGAGACATGGGGACGTGCACAGGAAGAAGTGAAGGCCGGACGTATCGATATGCTTTTACCTCCTTATAAAACAGAAGACCGCCTCGCTTTATACAACTACTCTGCCGAAGCTTTTATGCAGGATGAAACTGTAGTTTTTGTAAAAAAAGGCAAAGAGTTTAAGTTTGAAACTTTTGAAGACCTGCTGAAGTACCCAGGCGTCGCGATCATCAATGATAGTTTTGGAACGAAGTTTGATGAATTTGATAAAACCAACCGCAATATCACCAGACTGCCTACAACTGAACAATGCTTTCGCTTTGTCGACAAGGACCGCGCTCGTTACCTTATTGCCGGCACTAATTCAGGGCTCTCTACGATGACGAAAATGGGCTGGGAAGGTAAATTTGTCATTCTTCCCAAGAGTATCATTGTCACTGGCCTATACGCTCCGATTTCACTTAAATCTCCCTGGAATAGGCCAGAGATCAACGCTTTTCTGAAAAAGAAATTCGCCGAGATTAGGCCGGCAGAGGTAAAAGAGTTGGAAAAAAAATACCTGGCCATCTTTAAGGCCGAAAACGCAAATGTTAAACAAACGCGCTAAGACCTGTAATCGCTCTGCCCACCACCAATGAATTAATTTGTTTTGTCCCTTCGTAGGAATAAAGCGCTTCAGCATCTCCTAAAAAACGCGCGACCTTATTAGAGATTAAAATCCCATTGGCCCCCATAAGTTCACGGGACATACTAGTAATCGTTCGGCATCCGACAGTGCAAAAAACTTTGGCCAGCGAAGCTTGTTCATCCGACATACTACCC contains:
- a CDS encoding TolC family protein; translation: MLKTIAIVGTVAMSSSAFALSLSEYLAQVEGQSLRYKQSEEKALGSRLVSREADLLTSPNFFLEARKSFDTSLGTPPMSMYDRYDNDVYRAGISQQFSFGLETKFSYAVTKNAYEGSTFNPDKYWDASPSVELTMPLWANGFGSGIKAQEELTRQQNKADEYANLALSQNLLIEAEVAYWQLAAAQERVKIQEQALSAGNSILSYVQKQKQKNLGESADVLQANALVEAYKLQLQQAVNERLRLSRTFNKYLNTNADAPVPGLDSLNYNYLETLKIPDQRPGDRLDVKASRAQAALAKASSDLILERNKPTLNLVGGYTLQGRGIETSKAFENSAKTNHDRGYVGVMFQLPLNFKAVADAKAGAQRLKDSADINEQNLLYTQEQDWIDLKQSLSESKETLKLSRTMESAQKAKLENERSRLRQGRTTTYQVLLFEQDYTQAQASRVQAATQIIALESQLKLYQGEK
- a CDS encoding TetR/AcrR family transcriptional regulator, encoding MASKSTKPKNKDRLATEERLLSAAEQIIAKHGFKGATTRMIAKKADVNVALITRYFGGKYELLVRMVERKATEKRYTHLAYPVQESITDECLLFVRHRINHFTEDLVIFRVILLQFLTDSKFLKRFQENLEIFERHPEFEERVLTLINNKKMINTIQPQQILDTLEDYIFGVVVGRILIHMGDDTMWEDIEHFVRSYCSSFELKK
- a CDS encoding substrate-binding periplasmic protein, encoding MKKLLILSSLFISLSVYAEIDLKKASLPNERVIKVTGHPDYPPVIWAKRGEKKLKGISVELIEKIFKEINVKVEFINVETWGRAQEEVKAGRIDMLLPPYKTEDRLALYNYSAEAFMQDETVVFVKKGKEFKFETFEDLLKYPGVAIINDSFGTKFDEFDKTNRNITRLPTTEQCFRFVDKDRARYLIAGTNSGLSTMTKMGWEGKFVILPKSIIVTGLYAPISLKSPWNRPEINAFLKKKFAEIRPAEVKELEKKYLAIFKAENANVKQTR